In Candidatus Krumholzibacteriia bacterium, the sequence GCAAATGACGCGATTGCAGGAGCTTGACCGCGGAGGACGGGAGCATCTGCCGACGGTTCGGCACCGGATCTCGGCAGGTCGGTTGTGGGAACGTGATCAGGCCAGGCCGAGCTTGCGCAGGTGGTGCTGCAACGTGGTGCGCGGCACCCCGAGCAGCTTGGCCGCCCGGCTCTGGTTGTGACCCGAGGCTTCCCAGGCCCGCTCCACGAGGTGATCGGTGGCCTGGTGGAGCAGGTTGCCGGCCTCGTCACCGAGGCGGAGGCGTACCTCGAAGGGATCGTCGGCGCTGCCGTTCACGCCCAGGTGCAGGTCCTGCGTCCCGAGCACACCCGACCGGCTCAACAGGGCCGCGCGCTCGAGCACGTTGCGCAGCTCCCGCACGTTGCCCGGCCAGGGATGCTCGCGCAACGAACGCTGGGCGTGTTCGTTGAGCTCGATCGAGCGCTTGTTCAGCTTCTTCTCGATCCCCAGCAGGAGACGGTGGGCCAGCGGCAGGATGTCGGCGGGACGCTCGCGGAGGGGCGGGATGGTGAGGGGGGCGACGTTCAGGCGGTAGTAGAGATCCCGTCGGAAGCTGCGCTCGGCGACACGGGCCTCGAGGTCGACGTTCGTGGCAGCGATGAAGCGCACGTCGATCGGCCGCGGTTCGACCGATCCCACCCGTTGCACCTGCCCACTCTCGAGCACCAGCAGCAGCTTGGACTGCAGATCCGGGTGCAGGTCCCCGATCTCGTCGAGCAGCAGCGTGCCCCCGTTCGCCCGCTCCACCAGACCCGTCTTGCCCCGCTGCGACGCCCCCGTGAACGCACCCTCGTCGTAGCCGAAGAGTTCGCTCTCGAGCAGCTCCGACGGGATGGCTCCACAGTTCAACGTGACCAACGGACCGTCCGAACGGTCGCTGTGATGGTGCACGTACTCGGCAATGAGCGACTTGCCCGTTCCCGTCTCGCCCCGGAGCAGGATCGTGACGTCGGTCGACGCGTACTCGCGGGCTGCCCGCAGGACCTCCTGCATGGCCGCACTCTCGGCCACTACGCCCTGGACCCGGGCTCGGCCCTCGGACCCGAGCGCCTCGACCTCGCGCCGCAGGCGCACCTGTTCGAGTGCACGCTCCACGACCATGCGCATGAGCTCGGGATCGCAGCCCTTCTCGAGGAAGTCGAAGGCACCGCCACGCATGGCCTCGACGGCCAGCTGGATGTTGCCGTGGGCGGTCAACATGACCACCGCGGCCTCCGGGCAGAGTTCACGCGCCTCGGCGAGGACCTCGAGCCCCGTTCCGTCGCCCAACCGGTAGTCCGCCAGGATCAGGTCGAAGTCCTCGGACCGGAGGGTCTTCCGCGCCTCGGACACCCCAGCGGCCGCTCGGATCTCCCACCCACGACGCCGCAGCGACCGCGACAGGGAGTTTCGGACGATCCGCTCGTCATCGACGATCAGCAGTCGGAAGCCCATGGTCATCGTTCACTTGCGATGGGTGCCGGCACGGCAGACGAAGCGTGAACACACTACCCTCACCCTTCTGACTGCGCACCTGGACCGTGCCCTGGTGCTGCTGGACCACGCGACGGACGATCGTGAGCCCCAGGCCCGTCCCGTTGCGACTGCGTGTGAAGAAGGGATCGAAGATCCGTGGCAGCAGGTCCTCACCGATCCCCTGACCGTTGTCGGCCACCTCGATCACGACCTGCTCGCCGTCGAGTTCCGCGCGCAGGTCCACTTCGGGATCGGCGACGGTCTCGACCGCCCGGATCGCGTTCGACACGAGGTTGAGCAGGGCCTGTTCGATCCGATGACGATCGATCTCGACCGTGGGCACGTCCCCGGACACGTCGACGCGAACGCGGACCGACTCCCGCTGCATCTGCTTGCCCGACAACAACATCACGCGGTCGAAGATCTCGTGCAGGTCGTGCTCGCCGAACTCGGGCGGATGCGGCCGGGCGAAGTCGTTGACCTCGCTGACGATCCGACCGATGCGCTGCAGGCCTTCGTCCATCTCGTCGTAGACCTCGGCCTCCTCCTCGTCGTCCACCCCACGGCGACGCAGGTAGTCCAGGTTGCTGCGGACGGCGAAGAGCGGGTTGCGGACGTCGTGGGCGATCCCGGCCGCGATCTCGCCGAGCGAGACCATCTTCTCGCTCTCGATCTGGCGCTCGGTGGTGTCGCGGATCTCCTGCTGCATGCGATCGAGAGCCCGCGACAGCCCCCCGATCTCGTCGCTGTCCCCATTCGGGATCGGGGTCTCGAAGTCCCCGCGGCCGATCCGCGCGGCAGCCGACTCCAGCGATTTCACTCGCCGCACGACCGCACCCTCGATGAAGCGGTAGACCAGTGTGGCGATCACCGCCGAGGCGATCAGGCAGATCAGGACGCTCCACCAGAAGAAGTCCGTGCGCGCCTCGTCGACGTCGTCCATGGGAATGGACACGCTGAGCGCTCCGCGCACGTCACCGACCTCGTAGCCCTGCTCGCCGTGACACTCCAGGCACGAGACGTCGGCCACCAGCGGCGCCAGGTAACGGTACCGGCGTCCCTCCGGCCCGTCGTCCACCCGTGCGACCTCCCGTAGCTCCCGGCCCTCGGCGCGGGCGGCGTGCACTTCCTCGAGCGCCTCCCGCTCGAAGCCGTCGGGAGCGTTCACCGGGTTGATGGGATCGAGACTGGTGATGTGGAAGTGGACGTCGAACTCTTCGTTCGGGCTCAGTTCCGCGATCTCCCGGGTGAGCATGGCGGGGTTGCGCAGGACCAGCGAGTCGCCGTCGGCGGTGATCGCCACGTCGTCGCTGAGGAACGGGTTGTCCTCGACTCCCGGCCGTTTCGGCACGTAGACGCCGCCGTGGTAGGCGACCCAACCACGGACCACGACCATCTCGTGGTAGAGGTGCCGCGAGACGTCGCGCATCCCCTCTTCGAGCAGCTCGTGGGTGCGCTGCCCGACGTGACGGAAGGCCAACAGGTTGATCGCCAGGACGATCACCGTGACCCCGACACCGATGCGCACGGACAGACTGGAAAGAGGTCCGGGCCAGTTCATGGTGAAAGGGTATCAGGTGGACGAGGGCCGTCCAGGGCACGGCGAGCGCGGAAACGGGGGCGTCACAGAAGTAGGACAACATCTGCATTGCGCGCCGCGCGGCGGAAGCGTTGACTTGTCCCCGAGGCCGACGGCGCTCCCAGCGCCGATGCACAGTCGCCCTCGCTCTTGCCGCCCGCCTTCGGCGCAACGAAGGCATCGGAGATCCGCTCATGGAGCGCCGCGTCCGCCAGGACGCGCGGTGCGCGACCCCGGTCCGCCGGATCGGTGCGCCGTCCTCCGTGCCCGACGACGAACGCGTCTCGTCCGCAGTGGATCCCCACCGCGGTTCCCGATCCGGTGTGCGCACGTCCACC encodes:
- a CDS encoding sigma-54 dependent transcriptional regulator; its protein translation is MGFRLLIVDDERIVRNSLSRSLRRRGWEIRAAAGVSEARKTLRSEDFDLILADYRLGDGTGLEVLAEARELCPEAAVVMLTAHGNIQLAVEAMRGGAFDFLEKGCDPELMRMVVERALEQVRLRREVEALGSEGRARVQGVVAESAAMQEVLRAAREYASTDVTILLRGETGTGKSLIAEYVHHHSDRSDGPLVTLNCGAIPSELLESELFGYDEGAFTGASQRGKTGLVERANGGTLLLDEIGDLHPDLQSKLLLVLESGQVQRVGSVEPRPIDVRFIAATNVDLEARVAERSFRRDLYYRLNVAPLTIPPLRERPADILPLAHRLLLGIEKKLNKRSIELNEHAQRSLREHPWPGNVRELRNVLERAALLSRSGVLGTQDLHLGVNGSADDPFEVRLRLGDEAGNLLHQATDHLVERAWEASGHNQSRAAKLLGVPRTTLQHHLRKLGLA
- a CDS encoding ATP-binding protein, with translation MNWPGPLSSLSVRIGVGVTVIVLAINLLAFRHVGQRTHELLEEGMRDVSRHLYHEMVVVRGWVAYHGGVYVPKRPGVEDNPFLSDDVAITADGDSLVLRNPAMLTREIAELSPNEEFDVHFHITSLDPINPVNAPDGFEREALEEVHAARAEGRELREVARVDDGPEGRRYRYLAPLVADVSCLECHGEQGYEVGDVRGALSVSIPMDDVDEARTDFFWWSVLICLIASAVIATLVYRFIEGAVVRRVKSLESAAARIGRGDFETPIPNGDSDEIGGLSRALDRMQQEIRDTTERQIESEKMVSLGEIAAGIAHDVRNPLFAVRSNLDYLRRRGVDDEEEAEVYDEMDEGLQRIGRIVSEVNDFARPHPPEFGEHDLHEIFDRVMLLSGKQMQRESVRVRVDVSGDVPTVEIDRHRIEQALLNLVSNAIRAVETVADPEVDLRAELDGEQVVIEVADNGQGIGEDLLPRIFDPFFTRSRNGTGLGLTIVRRVVQQHQGTVQVRSQKGEGSVFTLRLPCRHPSQVNDDHGLPTADRR